One Alkalicoccus halolimnae DNA segment encodes these proteins:
- the ylqF gene encoding ribosome biogenesis GTPase YlqF — protein MTIQWYPGHMAKAKREVSEILKQIDVVIEIVDARTPLSSRNPMIEELVEHKPRLVLLNKADLADPESTKKWHDYFESEFSKSLIIDAQRGKGINQIPGAVRDLAAPLLEKWKRKGINPRALRTLILGIPNVGKSTVINKLAGKRIANIGDKPGVTKKQQWIKVGKEMELLDTPGILWPKFEDEEVGYRLALTGAVKEEIFDFQDTIVFFFKFMQKHYPVLLKKRYDLEELPENILELFDDIGRQRGCLVAGGEIDYDRVAELVFRDFRHGKFGKVTLETPQN, from the coding sequence TTGACGATACAATGGTATCCAGGTCATATGGCAAAAGCAAAGAGAGAAGTAAGCGAGATATTAAAACAAATTGACGTAGTAATAGAAATAGTAGATGCGCGGACGCCTCTGTCTTCAAGAAACCCTATGATAGAAGAACTTGTAGAGCATAAGCCAAGGCTTGTACTTCTTAATAAGGCAGATCTTGCAGATCCGGAGAGTACAAAAAAATGGCATGATTATTTCGAAAGTGAGTTTTCCAAAAGCTTAATTATTGATGCTCAGAGAGGGAAAGGAATTAATCAAATTCCCGGGGCTGTGCGTGATCTTGCTGCGCCGCTGCTTGAAAAATGGAAGCGAAAAGGGATTAATCCCCGGGCTCTGCGGACATTAATTCTCGGCATACCAAATGTTGGGAAATCAACGGTAATCAATAAGCTGGCAGGTAAAAGAATTGCCAACATAGGTGATAAACCGGGAGTTACGAAAAAACAGCAGTGGATCAAAGTAGGAAAAGAGATGGAACTGCTGGACACCCCGGGAATTCTATGGCCGAAATTTGAAGATGAGGAAGTTGGTTACCGGCTCGCTTTAACAGGAGCTGTAAAAGAGGAAATTTTCGATTTTCAGGATACTATTGTGTTTTTCTTTAAATTTATGCAGAAGCATTACCCTGTATTATTAAAAAAACGATATGACCTGGAGGAGCTTCCCGAAAATATCCTGGAGCTTTTTGATGATATAGGCCGGCAGCGGGGGTGCTTAGTTGCCGGGGGAGAGATAGACTATGACCGTGTGGCTGAGCTCGTATTTCGCGATTTTCGACACGGGAAATTTGGTAAAGTAACTCTTGAAACACCTCAAAACTAA
- the rplS gene encoding 50S ribosomal protein L19 gives MEQLIRDITKEQLKSDIPTFRAGDTIRVHAKVVEGTRERIQVFEGVVIKRRGSGISSTFTVRKVSYNVGVERTFPVHSPRIDKIEVKRRGKVRQAKLYYLRNLRGKAARIKER, from the coding sequence ATGGAACAATTAATTCGTGATATTACTAAAGAACAACTGAAGTCCGATATTCCAACTTTCCGCGCCGGGGATACTATCCGCGTGCACGCAAAAGTTGTCGAGGGGACTCGTGAGCGTATTCAGGTTTTCGAAGGTGTCGTAATTAAGCGCCGCGGATCCGGAATCAGCTCTACATTTACTGTTCGTAAAGTATCTTACAACGTAGGCGTTGAGCGTACATTTCCTGTACACTCACCTCGTATCGATAAGATTGAGGTTAAACGTCGTGGTAAGGTCCGTCAAGCGAAGCTTTATTATCTGCGTAATCTGCGCGGAAAAGCTGCTCGTATTAAAGAGCGATAG
- a CDS encoding YlqD family protein yields the protein MEIIKKVVVKQILTEDSKTKLQEQFLSRQYKLNNELKQLEFVLHKKLKENTDAQYQKSLKESFNKEVARRKERIRQLELKLGQLEELDLGAELREGTIQMIEQVQEGDNWDEVMKGTEIVIKDGVVHELRSGGMEDE from the coding sequence ATGGAGATCATCAAAAAAGTCGTAGTAAAACAAATTTTGACAGAAGACAGCAAGACGAAACTTCAGGAACAATTTCTTTCCCGCCAGTATAAGCTGAACAATGAATTAAAGCAGCTCGAGTTTGTTTTACATAAGAAATTAAAAGAAAATACAGATGCTCAGTATCAAAAATCATTGAAAGAAAGTTTCAATAAAGAAGTAGCCCGCCGCAAAGAACGTATCCGCCAGCTCGAATTGAAGCTGGGCCAGCTGGAAGAGCTTGACTTAGGAGCGGAACTTCGTGAAGGAACTATTCAAATGATTGAACAGGTTCAGGAGGGAGATAACTGGGACGAAGTAATGAAAGGGACAGAAATCGTTATAAAAGACGGCGTCGTCCATGAACTTCGTTCTGGAGGCATGGAAGATGAGTGA
- the trmD gene encoding tRNA (guanosine(37)-N1)-methyltransferase TrmD, with protein MKINILTLFPEMFQGLFSHSILHQAQQKGIVEYNVVDFRKYSKDKHGRVDDYPYGGGGGMVLTPQPLFDAVEGLREQSQTEARVILLCPQGERYTQKKAEEFAEEENIILLCGHYEGYDERIREFLVTDEISIGDYVLTGGEIGAMTIADSVTRLLPGALGNETSAVTDSFSTGLLEYPHYTRPADFRGWKVPDILLSGHHAKINAWRREQALRRTWERRPDLIEEISLTEKEIKMIQSWENN; from the coding sequence ATGAAAATCAACATACTGACACTTTTTCCGGAGATGTTTCAGGGCTTGTTTTCCCACTCTATTCTTCATCAGGCGCAGCAAAAAGGAATCGTTGAATACAATGTTGTTGATTTTCGTAAGTACAGCAAAGACAAGCACGGCCGTGTGGACGACTACCCATATGGAGGCGGGGGAGGGATGGTTTTAACTCCCCAGCCCCTTTTTGATGCTGTGGAAGGTCTGCGTGAACAATCTCAAACAGAAGCGAGAGTAATCCTCCTCTGCCCTCAGGGAGAACGATATACGCAGAAGAAAGCAGAAGAATTTGCAGAGGAAGAAAACATTATCCTCCTCTGCGGGCATTATGAAGGGTATGATGAACGCATCAGGGAATTTCTCGTGACGGATGAGATTTCAATAGGAGACTATGTTTTGACCGGGGGGGAAATAGGGGCAATGACGATTGCTGACAGCGTAACGAGGCTTCTCCCCGGAGCTCTTGGGAATGAAACTTCTGCAGTAACAGATTCGTTCAGCACCGGCCTGCTTGAATATCCTCACTATACCCGTCCTGCTGACTTCAGGGGATGGAAAGTGCCGGATATTCTATTATCCGGTCATCATGCAAAAATCAATGCCTGGAGAAGAGAGCAGGCTCTGCGCCGGACCTGGGAAAGAAGACCGGATCTGATTGAGGAAATTTCACTGACTGAAAAAGAAATAAAAATGATCCAAAGCTGGGAAAATAATTAA
- the rimM gene encoding ribosome maturation factor RimM (Essential for efficient processing of 16S rRNA), with product MSDWLNVGEIVNTHGIRGEVRVISRTDFPENRYKTGSQLTIFQEGKPPLPVTIAGWRKHKQFDLLRFASYENVNDVEQFKGAFLKVHRSSLAEDELFEGEFYHFEIIGLEVFTVDGEKLGTVKEILTPGANDVWVIHPVNRKKELLIPYVEEVVKDIDLDKGIIVIEPMEGLLDL from the coding sequence ATGAGTGACTGGCTTAACGTCGGGGAAATCGTTAATACACACGGTATCCGCGGCGAAGTACGGGTTATATCCCGTACTGATTTTCCGGAAAATCGTTATAAGACCGGCAGCCAGCTGACTATATTTCAGGAAGGCAAACCTCCCTTACCGGTTACGATAGCGGGCTGGAGAAAACATAAGCAATTTGACCTGCTGCGTTTTGCATCCTATGAAAATGTCAACGATGTGGAACAGTTTAAAGGAGCTTTTCTTAAAGTTCACCGCTCCAGTCTGGCAGAAGATGAATTATTCGAGGGAGAGTTTTATCACTTTGAAATCATTGGACTGGAGGTGTTCACTGTCGATGGGGAGAAGCTGGGGACGGTTAAGGAAATTCTTACCCCCGGCGCAAACGATGTGTGGGTCATTCATCCAGTAAACAGAAAGAAAGAGCTGCTCATCCCCTATGTTGAAGAAGTTGTCAAAGACATTGATCTGGATAAAGGAATCATCGTTATTGAACCGATGGAAGGACTGCTGGATCTATGA
- the lepB gene encoding signal peptidase I, protein MNNSETWHWVKLLTLALIMAFAVRHFLFTPIIVDGQSMLPTLDHEDRMLVNKFGYQMFEPERFDIIVFHAEKDKDYIKRVIGLPGDELKYINDTLYINGESYEEDYLDNFKETASILPFTKDFELSDVSEFEKIPENHLFVMGDNRQFSKDSRHIDVVSYEEIVGEANVVFWPFQGARLVE, encoded by the coding sequence ATGAATAATTCAGAAACGTGGCACTGGGTTAAACTTCTGACATTAGCACTGATAATGGCTTTTGCAGTAAGGCATTTTTTGTTTACTCCTATTATTGTAGACGGACAATCCATGCTCCCTACACTGGACCATGAAGACCGGATGCTCGTGAACAAGTTCGGCTATCAAATGTTTGAACCGGAGAGATTCGACATTATTGTATTTCATGCTGAAAAAGACAAAGACTATATTAAACGTGTAATTGGACTCCCCGGCGATGAACTTAAGTATATAAACGATACACTGTATATAAACGGCGAATCTTACGAAGAAGATTATCTTGACAACTTTAAGGAAACTGCCTCAATACTCCCTTTTACAAAAGATTTTGAGCTGAGTGACGTATCCGAATTTGAAAAGATACCTGAAAACCATCTTTTCGTAATGGGGGATAACAGGCAGTTCAGTAAGGACAGCCGGCATATTGATGTCGTTTCCTACGAAGAAATAGTAGGAGAAGCAAATGTAGTTTTCTGGCCGTTTCAAGGAGCAAGGCTGGTAGAATAA
- a CDS encoding ribonuclease HII yields MKETIETIKKLLSETWEENEQIRRWRQDERAGVRKMIERWDSEQVKLKTLQQQWTEMCEYERYMRQNGADYVAGIDEVGRGPLAGPVTAAAVILKNDSQLLGLTDSKKLTKQKREVFNRWIEKNAWIGIGEASPEEIDRINIYEASKLAMTRAVENLPVAPDALLIDAMKLPVDIQQLSLIKGDSRSVSIAAASITAKVARDQFMTELHGLYPEYGFQKHAGYGTKAHLEAVKTYGILPEHRKSFAPVKELAGEIDWE; encoded by the coding sequence ATCAAAGAAACGATAGAAACAATAAAGAAGCTGCTTTCAGAAACATGGGAAGAAAATGAACAAATAAGAAGGTGGCGCCAGGATGAACGTGCAGGGGTACGAAAAATGATTGAAAGATGGGACAGTGAACAGGTTAAATTAAAGACCTTGCAGCAGCAGTGGACGGAGATGTGCGAATATGAACGATACATGCGCCAGAATGGAGCTGATTATGTAGCCGGAATAGATGAAGTAGGCAGAGGCCCTCTGGCAGGGCCGGTTACGGCAGCGGCAGTAATCTTAAAAAATGACTCCCAGCTTCTGGGATTGACCGATTCTAAAAAACTGACGAAGCAGAAGCGCGAAGTTTTTAACAGGTGGATCGAAAAAAATGCGTGGATAGGAATAGGAGAGGCTTCACCGGAAGAAATTGATCGTATTAATATTTATGAAGCATCCAAACTTGCGATGACCAGAGCGGTGGAAAATCTGCCCGTAGCTCCTGATGCTCTTTTGATAGATGCGATGAAGCTTCCAGTGGATATTCAGCAGCTGTCTTTAATAAAAGGAGATTCCAGATCAGTTTCGATAGCCGCGGCTTCTATTACTGCAAAAGTTGCAAGAGATCAATTTATGACTGAACTGCACGGCCTTTATCCTGAATATGGATTTCAAAAACATGCGGGTTATGGAACAAAAGCCCATTTGGAAGCTGTAAAAACTTACGGAATATTACCTGAACACAGAAAATCCTTTGCGCCCGTAAAAGAATTAGCTGGAGAAATAGACTGGGAATGA